The Tubulanus polymorphus chromosome 1, tnTubPoly1.2, whole genome shotgun sequence genome contains a region encoding:
- the LOC141915532 gene encoding glycine receptor subunit alpha-2-like — protein MTDGPTTVQLGVYIKSLSAISEKTMDYSVDMYLRQYWTDERLKFQPESNQTKNKVIKLQDGTWDKIWVPDLFLRNEKVGDFHIVSTPNRLLRIYSSGKVWYAIRLTATLSCQMRLDSFPFDSQTCPLMMESFGYSTSDIKFEWLDSPIRMEQQEMPPFKLIKHSLVDCSANYSTGSYPCLQLDFHLHRVGGFYMLQFFIPTALLVMLSWVAFWLNVDAVTPRMSIGMIMVLTITRCNELLLLPKVSYIKAIDIWLLICLLFTCGALLESAMVTCICDNDHLKAKVNPILQFHKMARTHRHLMSEKRKAERIDYIARILFPLCFIIVNIIYWTVYFVKR, from the exons ATGACAG ATGGACCGACAACAGTGCAGCTAGGAGTTTATATCAAAAGTCTATCCGCAATTAGTGAAAAAACTATG GACTACTCTGTTGATATGTACTTGCGTCAGTATTGGACCGACGAAAGACTCAAATTCCAACCCGAAAGCAATCAAACGAAAAATAAAGTGATAAAGCTACAAGATGGTACTTGGGATAAGATCTGGGTTCCGGATTTATTTCTTCGAAATGAAAAAGTTGGTGATTTCCATATTGTGTCCACGCCGAACAGGTTGTTAAGAATCTACAGTTCTGGCAAAGTGTGGTACGCGATCAG ATTAACGGCAACACTCTCATGTCAGATGCGGTTAGACAGTTTTCCATTTGACAGTCAAACATGCCCTTTGATGATGGAATCAT TTGGATATAGCACCTCAGATATAAAATTCGAATGGTTAGATTCGCCCATCAGAATGGAACAACAAGAAATGCCTCCATTTAAACTCATAaaacattcgctcgtagactGCTCTGCAAATTATTCCACTG GATCGTACCCTTGTCTACAATTAGACTTCCATCTACACCGAGTCGGTGGTTTCTACATGCTACAGTTCTTCATTCCGACTGCTTTGTTAGTAATGCTATCGTGGGTAGCTTTTTGGTTAAATGTCGATGCCGTGACACCGCGGATGTCAATAGGAATGATAATGGTACTGACGATAACCCGATGCAACGAACTGCTTCTACTACCAAAAGTGTCATACATCAAAGCAATAGACATTTGGCTACTGATATGCTTATTGTTTACTTGTGGGGCTTTACTTGAGTCAGCGATGGTGACGTGTATCTGTGacaatgatcatttaaaagcGAAGGTGAATCCGATACTTCAG tttcataaaatggctCGAACGCATCGGCATCTAATGTCAGAGAAAAGGAAAGCAGAACGAATCGATTATATAGCTCGAATACTTTTCCCGTTATGTTTTATCATCGTCAACATTATATACTGGACTGTGTACTTTGTCAAACGTTGA
- the LOC141915534 gene encoding neuronal acetylcholine receptor subunit non-alpha-2-like — protein sequence MIDTTGRVEWHPGGVFVVSCNIDMTYFPFDEHECEFQFESWAYPHSLLRFNAINDVIDTSRLQTNSQWLLHASSAYVATYNISKTTTSSFSEWSHFKAKLRIIRKSTYFVINILLPVSAMSMLILLTFYVPPDAGEKISLSMTLLVAYSVFQLTMIGLLPRSSDSTPLLVTYISCLMMMAVVSVLLSVLLTNLYYIEHRPVPEWFRKLVYRFIIPVTRGHSLINAYTTARGQTCRNYSNCNAISHSAETRPKKIPENHHPVDHEADAKQTDETDFHGIENYIWGEIKPGSDKAAWREGNLRDWRLLAKLLDRLFLMIYLLLTALVIVVIFSLLIHGSK from the exons ATGATAGACACAACAGGTCGGGTAGAGTGGCACCCTGGTGGTGTATTTGTGGTCAGTTGTAATATCGACATGACGTATTTCCCGTTCGATGAGCACGAATGTGAATTCCAATTCGAAAGCTGGGCATACCCGCATTCGCTTCTAAGGTTTAACGCCATCAATGATGTGATTGATACGTCTCGATTGCAGACTAACAGCCAATGGCTATTACACGCGTCATCGGCTTACGTGGCTACGTACAATATatcaaaaacaacaacatcCTCATTCTCCGAATGGTCCCATTTCAAAGCCAAGCTCCGCATCATTAGAAAATCCACATATTTTGTCATCAATATCCTGCTTCCAGTGAGCGCTATGTCAATGCTGATACTGCTGACATTTTACGTACCACCGGACGCAGGCGAGAAGATATCTCTTAGCATGACCCTGCTAGTTGCTTACTCCGTATTTCAATTGACTATGATTGGATTATTGCCGCGTTCATCCGACTCAACTCCATTATTAG TTACGTACATATCGTGTCTAATGATGATGGCTGTCGTTTCTGTTCTTCTCTCCGTATTGCTGACAAACCTATACTATATCGAACATCGACCGGTACCGGAATGGTTTAGAAAACTCGTCTACCGATTCATTATACCGGTAACGAGAGGACATAGTCTAATCAACGCGTATACTACTGCCCGAGGGCAAACCTGTCGAAACTATAGCAATTGTAATGCGATATCACACAGCGCCGAAACGCGCCCAAAAAAGATACCAGAAAATCATCATCCGGTCGATCATGAAGCCGACGCAAAACAAACCGACGAAACAGACTTTCACGGCATAGAAAATTACATTTGGGGTGAAATCAAACCGGGCTCGGACAAAGCCGCGTGGAGAGAGGGAAACCTAAGGGATTGGAGATTACTGGCGAAACTTTTAGATCgtctatttttgatgatttatctATTATTGACGGCGCTTGTTATCGTTGTTATATTCTCGCTGTTGATTCATGGATCGAAATAA
- the LOC141898156 gene encoding sodium- and chloride-dependent creatine transporter 1-like has product MGRKMYSPGVMELDETEKKQEESEPPREVWANQFEFILTCVGFSVGLGNVWRFPYLCYKNGGGAFLIPYILCLVCCGVPIFFMEVAVGQFMSLGGWKAWRICPLMQGIGASNVVIVCFMNVYYIVILTWSVYYCVFAFNSVLPWSNCDNYWNTDACSHRIVALNCSMTDGSVNSTCELQKNITGVDPVVEFWEKRFLQISGGIDEPGTLIWQMVLCLIFVWILVYLCIFRGVKWTGKVVYFTSLFPYVVLTALLIRGVTLDGALDGIIFYLKPDFSSLLIPQVWIDAGTQIFFSYAIGLGALISLGSHNKYNNNCYRQCAMIAVINSGTSLYSGFAIFTILGFMAKNAGIPISEVAEKGPGLVFIAYPRAVAEMPFPQLWAVLFFLMILVLGIDSQFVQCEAVVTVLGDFFPRFFSKSPTREFGIAIYCFITFLFSLCMMTNGGMYIFQMFDYYSASGFCMLWVCIWECVTIGWFYGGRRFYDDIQAMIGYRINPWFMICWMGLAPIIATAIFIFSAVEFQLLSYNGVYLYPTWAQVLGVCLGLLSMVQIPIIMLVKIIRTPGTLKERVRYLMKPQLQSHQLRPYNKNGSLREKQSVSEETRQFV; this is encoded by the exons ATGGGACGAAAAATGTATTCCCCTGGAGTAATGGAGTTAGATGAAACGGAGAAAAAACAGGAAGAATCTGAACCACCCAGAGAAGTTTGGGCGAATCAATTCGAGTTTATTTTGACTTGCGTCGGTTTCTCTGTAGGTCTTGGAAATGTTTGGCGTTTTCCATATCTCTGTTACAAAAATGGCGGTG GTGCTTTCCTTATCCCGTATATTTTATGTTTGGTTTGCTGCGGAGTACCGATATTTTTTATGGAAGTGGCAGTCGGGCAGTTTATGAGTTTAGGCGGATGGAAGGCATGGCGCATATGCCCTTTAATGCAAG GTATCGGAGCTTCGAATGTGGTGATTGTCTGTTTTATGAACGTATACTACATAGTGATTCTGACGTGGTCAGTGTATTACTGTGTTTTCGCGTTTAACTCAGTGTTACCCTGGTCAAATTGCGATAATTACTGGAACACGGATGC atGTAGTCATCGTATTGTGGCGTTGAATTGCAGTATGACAGATGGATCTGTAAATAGTACATGTGAACTACAGAAAAATATCACTGGGGTTGACCCTGTAGTAGAATTTTGGGA AAAGAGATTTTTACAGATATCAGGAGGTATAGATGAACCCGGTACTCTAATATGGCAGATGGTGTTGTGTTTGATATTCGTTTGGATACTGGTCTACCTTTGTATATTTCGTGGTGTGAAATGGACGGGAAAG GTGGTCTATTTCACATCACTATTCCCATACGTGGTTTTAACGGCTCTTCTCATACGAGGAGTGACGCTGGACGGAGCTTTAGATGGAATCATATTCTATCTAAAACCGGATTTCAGCTCGCTTCTGATTCCACAG GTTTGGATTGATGCCGGAACGCAGATATTCTTTAGCTATGCTATCGGTTTAGGAGCTTTGATATCATTAGGTAGCCATAACAAGTACAACAACAATTGTTACAG GCAATGCGCAATGATCGCAGTCATCAACAGCGGAACCAGCTTATATTCGGGATTTGCTATTTTTACAATTCTCGGATTCATGGCCAAAAACGCCGGTATACCGATATCTGAAGTCGCTGAAAAAG GTCCGGGTTTAGTATTCATCGCCTACCCACGTGCTGTTGCTGAAATGCCTTTCCCGCAGTTATGGGCAGTGTTGTTCTTCCTGATGATTCTCGTTCTCGGTATTGACAGCCAG TTTGTTCAGTGCGAGGCTGTTGTGACAGTATTAGGCGATTTCTTTCCTCGCTTTTTCAGTAAAAGTCCAACCCGAGAATTCGGTATCGCTATATATTGTTTTATCACGTTCTTGTTCAGTCTGTGCATGATGACAAAC GGAGGAATGTATATATTCCAAATGTTTGATTACTATTCGGCCAGCGGTTTCTGCATGCTTTGGGTGTGTATCTGGGAATGCGTAACAATCGGTTGGTTTTATG GTGGTAGAAGATTTTATGACGATATTCAAGCGATGATTGGCTACCGAATAAATCCATGGTTTATGATTTGTTGGATGGGACTTGCACCGATTATAGCTACG gcaatattcatattcagtGCTGTGGAATTTCAATTACTCAGTTACAATGGAGTGTATTTGTATCCAACCTGGGCTCAGGTTTTGGGAGTTTGCCTGGGTTTACTATCCATGGTACAAATACCAATAATAATGCTAGTAAAGATTATTAGGACTCCTGGAACCCTGAAAGAG cgaGTGAGATATTTAATGAAGCCCCAGTTACAGTCACATCAATTGCGCCCATATAACAAGAATGGTTCACTACGAGAAAAACAGAGTGTAAGCGAAGAAACTAGACAATTTGTATAG